The Cottoperca gobio chromosome 22, fCotGob3.1, whole genome shotgun sequence genome contains a region encoding:
- the LOC115027346 gene encoding apoptosis-stimulating of p53 protein 1-like isoform X3, whose product MLPVILTVYLNDTQQMLTEVPVTPATRVIDVVEYCKEAGEGECHLAEVWNGHERVLPQEVLLLDLLQQWGARRPEVSFYLRHCPSWTQGSPQPLEPSWTTEATESANDKVPRVELTLSELQEMATRQQQQIEAQQQMLVAKEQRLKYLHQGGRSHQGQTQSEAEKLQRLKERVETQEAKLKKIRAMRGQVDYSKLINGNLSAEIDHVSSLFQEKQAELQSAVVRVDQLSQQLEDLRRGRLQLHSAAPAQGAHTGSQGAHTGQKGSPLSGPAALELRKLYQELQARNRHNLEQSSKLAQNKELLNKRNTQVTVMDQRIGDLRERLHKKRAELSRMNGGGLSSPQTSSHPGAGVSGRVAAVCPYIQVPAEGRQEAGYPLPADPPAKPNPLSHIRSLSANEASWPSISKSVSDWRTNSPEQLSSGYGTYPSATHQAAGHHCSTSSLPRSAPGTLGWPRSSANAPSSASSSSSSSQQIQHRISVPPNSSQGSTSQPSPLSPQTERTDPPPAVAVRPYVPDHPSRPQSPRKGPATMNSSSIYSMYLQQPQAKNYGSLTNRTTVKAVYGKPILPTSSTSPSPVPFLQGGGVRAGGEDVTDKEGGKGGGESSDGQILPPPTVDNIPRPLSPTKLTPVAHSQLRYQSDADLEVLRRRLSNAPRPLKKRSSITEPEGPQGPNIQKLLYQRFNTLAGGMEGGSGNTFYQPDCLLGEVDNIHSANGNVEPGDKQVSTAIVEGEVQNLNSGSHRLSPPSVAIETPKETTAKAETTNNVPPPTQSSPAPSADRPEDQNNNNKRGSSPAHSSVGHASPSTSPPAPPSLPKVKRTNLKKPSSERTGHGLRVKFNPLALLLDASLEGEFDLVQRIIYEVENPSMPNDEGITPLHNAVCAGHHHIVKFLLDFGVNVNAADSDGWTPLHCAASCNSVHLCKMLVESGAAIFATTISDVETAADKCEEMEEGYTQCSQFLYGVQEKLGVMNKGLVYTLWDYTGQQADELSFSEGDALTVLRRRDDTETEWWWSRLNDREGYIPRNLLGLYPRIKPRQRSLA is encoded by the exons GAAGTCCGCAGCCTTTGGAGCCGAGCTGGACCACAGAAGCAACAGAGAGTGCTAATGAcaag gttccCCGTGTGGAGCTGACCCTCTCTGAGCTGCAGGAAATGGCCACAAGACAACAGCAACAAATAGAGGCTCAGCAACAGATGTTGGTCGCCAAG GAGCAGAGACTGAAATATCTTCACCAGGGAGGCAGATCTCACCAGGGACAGACACAG TCTGAAGCTGAGAAGCTGCAGCGGCTGAAGGAGCGAGTGGAGACACAGGAAGCCAAGCTGAAGAAGATCCGAGCCATGAGAGGACAAGTCGACTACAGCAAACTGATCAATGGAAACCTCT ctgcAGAGATTGACCATGTTAGCAGCCTGTTCCAGGAGAAGCAGGCCGAACTGCAGTCTGCTGTGGTCCGAGTCGACCAG TTGAGCCAGCAGCTGGAGGATTTGAGGAGAGGACGCCTTCAGCTCCACTCTGCTGCTCCAGCTCAGGGGGCACACACCGGGTCCCAGGGGGCACACACTGGCCAGAAAGGCTCACCTCTGTCTGGTCCTGCAGCCCTGGAACTGAGGAAACTCTACCAGGAGCTGCAG GCTCGTAACCGTCATAACCTAGAGCAGAGCAGCAAGTTGGCCCAGAACAAGGAGCTGCTGAACAAGAGGAACACCCAGGTGACGGTGATGGATCAACGCATCGGAGACCTGAGAGAACGACTGCATAAGAAGAGAGCAGAA TTGAGTCGTATGAATGGAGGAGGCCTGTCCTCGCCTCAGACCTCTTCCCACCCAGGCGCTGGAGTGTCAGGGCGAGTAGCGGCTGTCTGCCCCTACATCCAGGTTCCAGCGGAAGGAAGACAGGAGGCGGGGTACCCCCTGCCAGCTGACCCACCGGCCAAACCCAACCCGCTCAGCCACATCCGCTCCCTCTCAG cTAATGAAGCGTCATGGCCGAGCATCAGTAAGAGTGTGTCAGATTGGAGGACCAACAGTCCAGAACAG CTTTCCTCTGGTTATGGCACCTACCCCAGTGCCACCCACCAGGCAGCCGGGCATCACTGTAGCACAAGCTCCTTGCCCCGTTCTGCCCCCGGTACACTGGGCTGGCCCCGATCCAGTGCAAATGCCCCCTCGTCcgcctcttcatcatcttcctcttcacaaCAAATACAGCATCGAATCTCCGTCCCTCCAAATTCAAGCCAAG GCTCCACCTCCCAACCATCTCCCTTGTCCCCACAAACAGAGCGAACAGATCCCCCTCCAGCAGTGGCTGTACGTCCCTACGTCCCGGACCACCCCTCCAGGCCCCAGTCCCCCAGGAAGGGCCCCGCCACCATGAACAGCAGCTCCATCTACAGCATGTACCTCCAGCAGCCTCAGGCCAAAAACTATGGATCTCTCACTAATAGGACTACTGTCAAAGCAG tcTATGGTAAACCCATCctccccacctcctccacctctccgtCCCCTGTCCCTTTTCTCCAGGGAGGAGGCgtaagagcaggaggagaggatgtTACAGACAAAGaaggagggaaaggaggaggagagagtagtgatgggcaaatccTCCCACCACCCACTGTGGACAACATCCCTCGTCCTCTCAGTCCCACTAAACTCACCCCAGTTG CCCACTCCCAGCTACGTTACCAGAGTGATGCTGACCTGGAGGTTCTCCGCCGACGCCTCAGCAATGCTCCACGGCCCCTAAAGAAACGGAGCTCAATTACAGAACCTGAGGGCCCACAGGGGCCCAACATCCAAAAACTACTATACCAGAG GTTCAACACGTTGGCGGGAGGCATGGAAGGAGGCTCAG GTAATACTTTCTACCAGCCTGACTGCCTTTTGGGTGAAGTGGACAACATCCATTCAGCTAATGGGAACGTAGAACCTGGTGACAAGCAAGTCAGTACGGCTATCGTGGAGGGAGAAGTTCAAAACCTGAATTCGGGGTCCCATCGCTTGTCCCCTCCTTCTGTTGCCATTGAAACACCCAAAGAGACGACAGCAAAAGCAGAAACTACCAATAATGTGCCTCCACCGACCCAAAGCAGCCCAGCCCCTTCAGCTGATAGGCCAGAGGACCAGAACAATAACAACAAGAGAGGCTCTAGTCCTGCACACAGTTCTGTAGGCCACGCCTCCCCTTCAACATCACCTCCTGCACCGCCTTCACTGCCTAAG GTGAAGAGAACCAACCTGAAGAAGCCGTCATCAGAGCGAACAGGTCATGGTCTGAGAGTGAAGTTTAACCCTCTAGCTCTGCTGCTGGACGCATCCTTAGAGGGAGAGTTTGACCTGGTGCAGAGGATTATATATGAG GTGGAAAATCCCAGTATGCCTAACGACGAAGGCATAACTCCTCTTCATAATGCTGTCTGCGCCGGCCATCACCATATTGTGAAGTTCTTGCTGGACTTTGGAGTCAATGTAAACGCGGCTGACAGTGACGGATG GACTCCTCTGCACTGTGCAGCTTCATGTAACAGCGTCCACCTCTGTAAGATGCTGGTGGAGTCGGGGGCTGCCATTTTCGCCACAACAATTAGCGACGTGGAAACAGCGGCAgacaaatgtgaagaaatggAGGAGGGCTATACACAGTGTTCTCAGTTCCTCTATG GTGTCCAAGAAAAGTTGGGTGTGATGAACAAAGGCTTGGTCTACACTCTCTGGGACTACACGGGCCAACAAGCCGATGAGCTCTCCTTCAGCGAGGGTGACGCCCTCACCGTGCTGCGTCGTCGTGAcgacactgagacagagtggTGGTGGTCACGGCTTAACGACCGCGAGGGATACATACCCAGAAACCTTTTGGGG CTGTATCCAAGGATCAAACCCAGACAACGCTCACTGGCGTAA
- the LOC115027346 gene encoding apoptosis-stimulating of p53 protein 1-like isoform X2, translating into MLPVILTVYLNDTQQMLTEVPVTPATRVIDVVEYCKEAGEGECHLAEVWNGHERVLPQEVLLLDLLQQWGARRPEVSFYLRHCPSWTQGSPQPLEPSWTTEATESANDKVPRVELTLSELQEMATRQQQQIEAQQQMLVAKEQRLKYLHQGGRSHQGQTQSEAEKLQRLKERVETQEAKLKKIRAMRGQVDYSKLINGNLSAEIDHVSSLFQEKQAELQSAVVRVDQLSQQLEDLRRGRLQLHSAAPAQGAHTGSQGAHTGQKGSPLSGPAALELRKLYQELQARNRHNLEQSSKLAQNKELLNKRNTQVTVMDQRIGDLRERLHKKRAELSRMNGGGLSSPQTSSHPGAGVSGRVAAVCPYIQVPAEGRQEAGYPLPADPPAKPNPLSHIRSLSEEDRSGIRKPPSQWKVSDLDIVLSEPTETWEGPGSPQGGHSNNTNEASWPSISKSVSDWRTNSPEQLSSGYGTYPSATHQAAGHHCSTSSLPRSAPGTLGWPRSSANAPSSASSSSSSSQQIQHRISVPPNSSQERTDPPPAVAVRPYVPDHPSRPQSPRKGPATMNSSSIYSMYLQQPQAKNYGSLTNRTTVKAVYGKPILPTSSTSPSPVPFLQGGGVRAGGEDVTDKEGGKGGGESSDGQILPPPTVDNIPRPLSPTKLTPVAHSQLRYQSDADLEVLRRRLSNAPRPLKKRSSITEPEGPQGPNIQKLLYQRFNTLAGGMEGGSGNTFYQPDCLLGEVDNIHSANGNVEPGDKQVSTAIVEGEVQNLNSGSHRLSPPSVAIETPKETTAKAETTNNVPPPTQSSPAPSADRPEDQNNNNKRGSSPAHSSVGHASPSTSPPAPPSLPKVKRTNLKKPSSERTGHGLRVKFNPLALLLDASLEGEFDLVQRIIYEVENPSMPNDEGITPLHNAVCAGHHHIVKFLLDFGVNVNAADSDGWTPLHCAASCNSVHLCKMLVESGAAIFATTISDVETAADKCEEMEEGYTQCSQFLYGVQEKLGVMNKGLVYTLWDYTGQQADELSFSEGDALTVLRRRDDTETEWWWSRLNDREGYIPRNLLGLYPRIKPRQRSLA; encoded by the exons GAAGTCCGCAGCCTTTGGAGCCGAGCTGGACCACAGAAGCAACAGAGAGTGCTAATGAcaag gttccCCGTGTGGAGCTGACCCTCTCTGAGCTGCAGGAAATGGCCACAAGACAACAGCAACAAATAGAGGCTCAGCAACAGATGTTGGTCGCCAAG GAGCAGAGACTGAAATATCTTCACCAGGGAGGCAGATCTCACCAGGGACAGACACAG TCTGAAGCTGAGAAGCTGCAGCGGCTGAAGGAGCGAGTGGAGACACAGGAAGCCAAGCTGAAGAAGATCCGAGCCATGAGAGGACAAGTCGACTACAGCAAACTGATCAATGGAAACCTCT ctgcAGAGATTGACCATGTTAGCAGCCTGTTCCAGGAGAAGCAGGCCGAACTGCAGTCTGCTGTGGTCCGAGTCGACCAG TTGAGCCAGCAGCTGGAGGATTTGAGGAGAGGACGCCTTCAGCTCCACTCTGCTGCTCCAGCTCAGGGGGCACACACCGGGTCCCAGGGGGCACACACTGGCCAGAAAGGCTCACCTCTGTCTGGTCCTGCAGCCCTGGAACTGAGGAAACTCTACCAGGAGCTGCAG GCTCGTAACCGTCATAACCTAGAGCAGAGCAGCAAGTTGGCCCAGAACAAGGAGCTGCTGAACAAGAGGAACACCCAGGTGACGGTGATGGATCAACGCATCGGAGACCTGAGAGAACGACTGCATAAGAAGAGAGCAGAA TTGAGTCGTATGAATGGAGGAGGCCTGTCCTCGCCTCAGACCTCTTCCCACCCAGGCGCTGGAGTGTCAGGGCGAGTAGCGGCTGTCTGCCCCTACATCCAGGTTCCAGCGGAAGGAAGACAGGAGGCGGGGTACCCCCTGCCAGCTGACCCACCGGCCAAACCCAACCCGCTCAGCCACATCCGCTCCCTCTCAG aggaggacagaagTGGCATCAGGAAGCCTCCCAGCCAATGGAAAGTGTCAGATTTAGACATCGTTCTGTCAGAGCCCACTGAGACGTGGGAGGGACCTGGGTCCCCTCAGGGGGGCCACAGTAACAACA cTAATGAAGCGTCATGGCCGAGCATCAGTAAGAGTGTGTCAGATTGGAGGACCAACAGTCCAGAACAG CTTTCCTCTGGTTATGGCACCTACCCCAGTGCCACCCACCAGGCAGCCGGGCATCACTGTAGCACAAGCTCCTTGCCCCGTTCTGCCCCCGGTACACTGGGCTGGCCCCGATCCAGTGCAAATGCCCCCTCGTCcgcctcttcatcatcttcctcttcacaaCAAATACAGCATCGAATCTCCGTCCCTCCAAATTCAAGCCAAG AGCGAACAGATCCCCCTCCAGCAGTGGCTGTACGTCCCTACGTCCCGGACCACCCCTCCAGGCCCCAGTCCCCCAGGAAGGGCCCCGCCACCATGAACAGCAGCTCCATCTACAGCATGTACCTCCAGCAGCCTCAGGCCAAAAACTATGGATCTCTCACTAATAGGACTACTGTCAAAGCAG tcTATGGTAAACCCATCctccccacctcctccacctctccgtCCCCTGTCCCTTTTCTCCAGGGAGGAGGCgtaagagcaggaggagaggatgtTACAGACAAAGaaggagggaaaggaggaggagagagtagtgatgggcaaatccTCCCACCACCCACTGTGGACAACATCCCTCGTCCTCTCAGTCCCACTAAACTCACCCCAGTTG CCCACTCCCAGCTACGTTACCAGAGTGATGCTGACCTGGAGGTTCTCCGCCGACGCCTCAGCAATGCTCCACGGCCCCTAAAGAAACGGAGCTCAATTACAGAACCTGAGGGCCCACAGGGGCCCAACATCCAAAAACTACTATACCAGAG GTTCAACACGTTGGCGGGAGGCATGGAAGGAGGCTCAG GTAATACTTTCTACCAGCCTGACTGCCTTTTGGGTGAAGTGGACAACATCCATTCAGCTAATGGGAACGTAGAACCTGGTGACAAGCAAGTCAGTACGGCTATCGTGGAGGGAGAAGTTCAAAACCTGAATTCGGGGTCCCATCGCTTGTCCCCTCCTTCTGTTGCCATTGAAACACCCAAAGAGACGACAGCAAAAGCAGAAACTACCAATAATGTGCCTCCACCGACCCAAAGCAGCCCAGCCCCTTCAGCTGATAGGCCAGAGGACCAGAACAATAACAACAAGAGAGGCTCTAGTCCTGCACACAGTTCTGTAGGCCACGCCTCCCCTTCAACATCACCTCCTGCACCGCCTTCACTGCCTAAG GTGAAGAGAACCAACCTGAAGAAGCCGTCATCAGAGCGAACAGGTCATGGTCTGAGAGTGAAGTTTAACCCTCTAGCTCTGCTGCTGGACGCATCCTTAGAGGGAGAGTTTGACCTGGTGCAGAGGATTATATATGAG GTGGAAAATCCCAGTATGCCTAACGACGAAGGCATAACTCCTCTTCATAATGCTGTCTGCGCCGGCCATCACCATATTGTGAAGTTCTTGCTGGACTTTGGAGTCAATGTAAACGCGGCTGACAGTGACGGATG GACTCCTCTGCACTGTGCAGCTTCATGTAACAGCGTCCACCTCTGTAAGATGCTGGTGGAGTCGGGGGCTGCCATTTTCGCCACAACAATTAGCGACGTGGAAACAGCGGCAgacaaatgtgaagaaatggAGGAGGGCTATACACAGTGTTCTCAGTTCCTCTATG GTGTCCAAGAAAAGTTGGGTGTGATGAACAAAGGCTTGGTCTACACTCTCTGGGACTACACGGGCCAACAAGCCGATGAGCTCTCCTTCAGCGAGGGTGACGCCCTCACCGTGCTGCGTCGTCGTGAcgacactgagacagagtggTGGTGGTCACGGCTTAACGACCGCGAGGGATACATACCCAGAAACCTTTTGGGG CTGTATCCAAGGATCAAACCCAGACAACGCTCACTGGCGTAA
- the LOC115027346 gene encoding apoptosis-stimulating of p53 protein 1-like isoform X1, giving the protein MLPVILTVYLNDTQQMLTEVPVTPATRVIDVVEYCKEAGEGECHLAEVWNGHERVLPQEVLLLDLLQQWGARRPEVSFYLRHCPSWTQGSPQPLEPSWTTEATESANDKVPRVELTLSELQEMATRQQQQIEAQQQMLVAKEQRLKYLHQGGRSHQGQTQSEAEKLQRLKERVETQEAKLKKIRAMRGQVDYSKLINGNLSAEIDHVSSLFQEKQAELQSAVVRVDQLSQQLEDLRRGRLQLHSAAPAQGAHTGSQGAHTGQKGSPLSGPAALELRKLYQELQARNRHNLEQSSKLAQNKELLNKRNTQVTVMDQRIGDLRERLHKKRAELSRMNGGGLSSPQTSSHPGAGVSGRVAAVCPYIQVPAEGRQEAGYPLPADPPAKPNPLSHIRSLSEEDRSGIRKPPSQWKVSDLDIVLSEPTETWEGPGSPQGGHSNNTNEASWPSISKSVSDWRTNSPEQLSSGYGTYPSATHQAAGHHCSTSSLPRSAPGTLGWPRSSANAPSSASSSSSSSQQIQHRISVPPNSSQGSTSQPSPLSPQTERTDPPPAVAVRPYVPDHPSRPQSPRKGPATMNSSSIYSMYLQQPQAKNYGSLTNRTTVKAVYGKPILPTSSTSPSPVPFLQGGGVRAGGEDVTDKEGGKGGGESSDGQILPPPTVDNIPRPLSPTKLTPVAHSQLRYQSDADLEVLRRRLSNAPRPLKKRSSITEPEGPQGPNIQKLLYQRFNTLAGGMEGGSGNTFYQPDCLLGEVDNIHSANGNVEPGDKQVSTAIVEGEVQNLNSGSHRLSPPSVAIETPKETTAKAETTNNVPPPTQSSPAPSADRPEDQNNNNKRGSSPAHSSVGHASPSTSPPAPPSLPKVKRTNLKKPSSERTGHGLRVKFNPLALLLDASLEGEFDLVQRIIYEVENPSMPNDEGITPLHNAVCAGHHHIVKFLLDFGVNVNAADSDGWTPLHCAASCNSVHLCKMLVESGAAIFATTISDVETAADKCEEMEEGYTQCSQFLYGVQEKLGVMNKGLVYTLWDYTGQQADELSFSEGDALTVLRRRDDTETEWWWSRLNDREGYIPRNLLGLYPRIKPRQRSLA; this is encoded by the exons GAAGTCCGCAGCCTTTGGAGCCGAGCTGGACCACAGAAGCAACAGAGAGTGCTAATGAcaag gttccCCGTGTGGAGCTGACCCTCTCTGAGCTGCAGGAAATGGCCACAAGACAACAGCAACAAATAGAGGCTCAGCAACAGATGTTGGTCGCCAAG GAGCAGAGACTGAAATATCTTCACCAGGGAGGCAGATCTCACCAGGGACAGACACAG TCTGAAGCTGAGAAGCTGCAGCGGCTGAAGGAGCGAGTGGAGACACAGGAAGCCAAGCTGAAGAAGATCCGAGCCATGAGAGGACAAGTCGACTACAGCAAACTGATCAATGGAAACCTCT ctgcAGAGATTGACCATGTTAGCAGCCTGTTCCAGGAGAAGCAGGCCGAACTGCAGTCTGCTGTGGTCCGAGTCGACCAG TTGAGCCAGCAGCTGGAGGATTTGAGGAGAGGACGCCTTCAGCTCCACTCTGCTGCTCCAGCTCAGGGGGCACACACCGGGTCCCAGGGGGCACACACTGGCCAGAAAGGCTCACCTCTGTCTGGTCCTGCAGCCCTGGAACTGAGGAAACTCTACCAGGAGCTGCAG GCTCGTAACCGTCATAACCTAGAGCAGAGCAGCAAGTTGGCCCAGAACAAGGAGCTGCTGAACAAGAGGAACACCCAGGTGACGGTGATGGATCAACGCATCGGAGACCTGAGAGAACGACTGCATAAGAAGAGAGCAGAA TTGAGTCGTATGAATGGAGGAGGCCTGTCCTCGCCTCAGACCTCTTCCCACCCAGGCGCTGGAGTGTCAGGGCGAGTAGCGGCTGTCTGCCCCTACATCCAGGTTCCAGCGGAAGGAAGACAGGAGGCGGGGTACCCCCTGCCAGCTGACCCACCGGCCAAACCCAACCCGCTCAGCCACATCCGCTCCCTCTCAG aggaggacagaagTGGCATCAGGAAGCCTCCCAGCCAATGGAAAGTGTCAGATTTAGACATCGTTCTGTCAGAGCCCACTGAGACGTGGGAGGGACCTGGGTCCCCTCAGGGGGGCCACAGTAACAACA cTAATGAAGCGTCATGGCCGAGCATCAGTAAGAGTGTGTCAGATTGGAGGACCAACAGTCCAGAACAG CTTTCCTCTGGTTATGGCACCTACCCCAGTGCCACCCACCAGGCAGCCGGGCATCACTGTAGCACAAGCTCCTTGCCCCGTTCTGCCCCCGGTACACTGGGCTGGCCCCGATCCAGTGCAAATGCCCCCTCGTCcgcctcttcatcatcttcctcttcacaaCAAATACAGCATCGAATCTCCGTCCCTCCAAATTCAAGCCAAG GCTCCACCTCCCAACCATCTCCCTTGTCCCCACAAACAGAGCGAACAGATCCCCCTCCAGCAGTGGCTGTACGTCCCTACGTCCCGGACCACCCCTCCAGGCCCCAGTCCCCCAGGAAGGGCCCCGCCACCATGAACAGCAGCTCCATCTACAGCATGTACCTCCAGCAGCCTCAGGCCAAAAACTATGGATCTCTCACTAATAGGACTACTGTCAAAGCAG tcTATGGTAAACCCATCctccccacctcctccacctctccgtCCCCTGTCCCTTTTCTCCAGGGAGGAGGCgtaagagcaggaggagaggatgtTACAGACAAAGaaggagggaaaggaggaggagagagtagtgatgggcaaatccTCCCACCACCCACTGTGGACAACATCCCTCGTCCTCTCAGTCCCACTAAACTCACCCCAGTTG CCCACTCCCAGCTACGTTACCAGAGTGATGCTGACCTGGAGGTTCTCCGCCGACGCCTCAGCAATGCTCCACGGCCCCTAAAGAAACGGAGCTCAATTACAGAACCTGAGGGCCCACAGGGGCCCAACATCCAAAAACTACTATACCAGAG GTTCAACACGTTGGCGGGAGGCATGGAAGGAGGCTCAG GTAATACTTTCTACCAGCCTGACTGCCTTTTGGGTGAAGTGGACAACATCCATTCAGCTAATGGGAACGTAGAACCTGGTGACAAGCAAGTCAGTACGGCTATCGTGGAGGGAGAAGTTCAAAACCTGAATTCGGGGTCCCATCGCTTGTCCCCTCCTTCTGTTGCCATTGAAACACCCAAAGAGACGACAGCAAAAGCAGAAACTACCAATAATGTGCCTCCACCGACCCAAAGCAGCCCAGCCCCTTCAGCTGATAGGCCAGAGGACCAGAACAATAACAACAAGAGAGGCTCTAGTCCTGCACACAGTTCTGTAGGCCACGCCTCCCCTTCAACATCACCTCCTGCACCGCCTTCACTGCCTAAG GTGAAGAGAACCAACCTGAAGAAGCCGTCATCAGAGCGAACAGGTCATGGTCTGAGAGTGAAGTTTAACCCTCTAGCTCTGCTGCTGGACGCATCCTTAGAGGGAGAGTTTGACCTGGTGCAGAGGATTATATATGAG GTGGAAAATCCCAGTATGCCTAACGACGAAGGCATAACTCCTCTTCATAATGCTGTCTGCGCCGGCCATCACCATATTGTGAAGTTCTTGCTGGACTTTGGAGTCAATGTAAACGCGGCTGACAGTGACGGATG GACTCCTCTGCACTGTGCAGCTTCATGTAACAGCGTCCACCTCTGTAAGATGCTGGTGGAGTCGGGGGCTGCCATTTTCGCCACAACAATTAGCGACGTGGAAACAGCGGCAgacaaatgtgaagaaatggAGGAGGGCTATACACAGTGTTCTCAGTTCCTCTATG GTGTCCAAGAAAAGTTGGGTGTGATGAACAAAGGCTTGGTCTACACTCTCTGGGACTACACGGGCCAACAAGCCGATGAGCTCTCCTTCAGCGAGGGTGACGCCCTCACCGTGCTGCGTCGTCGTGAcgacactgagacagagtggTGGTGGTCACGGCTTAACGACCGCGAGGGATACATACCCAGAAACCTTTTGGGG CTGTATCCAAGGATCAAACCCAGACAACGCTCACTGGCGTAA